From a single Haloarcula sp. DT43 genomic region:
- a CDS encoding ABC transporter ATP-binding protein: protein MAAIELDGVTKQFGSLTALQGVDLTVEEGEIFGFLGPNGAGKSTTINILLDFVRATDGSATVLGHDIHEEPKQIRARTGVLPEGYDVYDRLTGRQHLSFVIESKDADDDPDELAERVGIADAIDRKAGGYSKGMQQRLVLAMALVGQPDLLILDEPTTGLDPNGARLMRELIREENERGATVFFSSHILGQVEAVCDTVGILQDGRLIAKDSVAGLREAAAGDTVLRVTLADGERTDDAVAAIEGLDEVSTVTADGTTLTVGCDSDAKMAVLNAVEESGNEVANFETEEASLDEVFAAYTESQPEADA, encoded by the coding sequence ATGGCAGCGATAGAACTGGATGGCGTCACCAAGCAGTTCGGGAGCCTCACCGCGCTGCAAGGGGTCGACCTCACCGTCGAGGAGGGCGAAATCTTCGGCTTCCTCGGCCCGAACGGGGCCGGGAAGTCGACGACCATCAACATCCTCCTTGATTTCGTCCGCGCGACCGACGGGTCGGCGACGGTGCTCGGTCACGACATCCACGAAGAGCCGAAGCAAATCCGTGCCCGCACTGGAGTCCTCCCCGAAGGCTACGACGTGTACGACCGGCTCACCGGTCGCCAACACCTCTCTTTCGTCATCGAGTCGAAAGACGCCGACGACGACCCCGACGAACTCGCAGAACGGGTCGGCATCGCCGACGCCATCGACCGCAAGGCCGGCGGCTACTCCAAGGGGATGCAACAGCGCCTCGTGCTGGCGATGGCGCTGGTCGGCCAGCCCGACCTGCTCATCCTCGACGAGCCAACGACCGGACTGGACCCCAACGGAGCCCGCCTGATGCGGGAACTCATCCGCGAGGAGAACGAGCGCGGCGCGACCGTCTTCTTCTCCAGTCACATCCTCGGCCAGGTCGAGGCAGTCTGTGACACGGTCGGCATCCTCCAGGACGGCCGCCTCATCGCCAAGGACAGCGTCGCCGGACTGCGCGAGGCCGCCGCCGGAGACACCGTGCTCCGCGTGACCCTGGCCGACGGCGAGCGCACCGACGACGCCGTCGCGGCTATCGAGGGGCTCGACGAGGTCTCGACGGTGACCGCGGACGGCACCACGCTCACCGTCGGCTGTGACAGCGACGCGAAGATGGCCGTCCTCAACGCCGTCGAGGAGAGCGGGAACGAAGTCGCCAACTTCGAGACCGAAGAGGCCTCGCTCGACGAAGTGTTCGCCGCCTACACCGAATCTCAGCCGGAGGCCGACGCATGA
- a CDS encoding ABC transporter permease, with protein sequence MSAENPVKRFLGDVDTSIRNSEFADWYPITKKEFRDTVRSPWIWVLSFIFIVLFALPAVLGLYFNIGQQFAEAGASLTTDAYVRFALPIAAPLLPAVAIVIGYAAIARESERGSLKILLSLPYTRGELLAGKFVGRSAITLIPVTVGFLTTLLVLLPSQIEIAWESFLLFALATMVYGVVFTAFAIGLSAAMKTARRTMAASLGIYVYLQVFWSNLGAGLGNLLSDYTDIGQVTQLHVELFVSLLSPIASYRTLVREVLQGSPIRSRLILTSNPQATCEEMLGGTLEMTQTGVECTNAALPPQYSTVAVVAYLLLWLVVPLVAGYYVFEGKDL encoded by the coding sequence ATGAGCGCCGAGAACCCCGTCAAGCGCTTCCTTGGCGACGTCGACACGAGCATCAGGAACTCCGAGTTCGCCGACTGGTACCCCATCACGAAAAAGGAGTTCCGCGATACGGTCCGCTCGCCGTGGATATGGGTCCTCTCGTTCATCTTCATCGTGCTGTTCGCGCTGCCGGCGGTGCTGGGCCTGTATTTCAACATCGGCCAGCAGTTCGCCGAGGCCGGGGCGTCGCTGACGACGGACGCGTACGTCCGCTTTGCGCTGCCGATTGCGGCACCGCTGCTCCCCGCCGTGGCAATCGTCATCGGCTACGCGGCGATTGCCCGCGAGAGCGAGCGCGGCTCCCTGAAGATACTGCTGTCGCTCCCGTACACGCGCGGGGAACTGCTCGCCGGCAAGTTCGTCGGCCGGAGCGCCATCACGCTCATCCCGGTGACGGTCGGGTTCCTGACGACCCTGCTCGTGTTGCTCCCGTCGCAAATCGAAATCGCGTGGGAGTCGTTCCTGCTGTTTGCCCTGGCGACGATGGTCTACGGGGTCGTGTTCACGGCATTCGCAATCGGGCTCTCGGCGGCGATGAAGACCGCACGCCGGACGATGGCGGCGTCGCTCGGCATCTACGTCTACCTGCAGGTGTTCTGGTCGAACCTCGGGGCCGGGCTGGGGAACCTGCTGTCGGACTACACGGACATCGGCCAGGTGACCCAGCTTCACGTCGAACTGTTCGTCTCGCTGCTGAGCCCCATCGCGTCGTACCGCACGCTCGTCCGGGAGGTACTGCAGGGGTCGCCGATACGCTCGCGGCTCATCCTGACCTCGAACCCCCAGGCCACGTGCGAGGAGATGCTGGGTGGCACACTCGAAATGACACAGACCGGCGTCGAGTGTACCAACGCCGCACTGCCGCCCCAGTACAGCACGGTCGCGGTCGTCGCCTACCTCCTGCTGTGGCTGGTCGTCCCGCTGGTCGCGGGCTACTACGTCTTCGAAGGGAAGGACCTGTAG